A stretch of Sphingomonas sp. JUb134 DNA encodes these proteins:
- a CDS encoding peptide chain release factor 3, with amino-acid sequence MPTASDRRTFAIISHPDAGKTTLTEKLLLFGGAIHLAGEVKARGAARRARSDWMKIEQQRGISVTSSVMTFEREGVTFNLLDTPGHEDFSEDTYRTLTAVDSAVMVIDVAKGIESQTRKLFEVCRLRNVPIITFVNKVDREGRPVFETLDEVADLLQLDVTPMTWPVGMGGAFEGIYDLRSNRLLLPEGPSREFQGKVVETTGLDDPKLDELLSAEGLANLREDAELAMAGYAEFDGEAYRNGDLTPVYFGSALKEFGVDSLIKALAEYAPPPRPQPAEPAPVDPSNPEVTGFVFKVQANMDPNHRDRIAFMRLCSGTFKRGMKLIPSGHGKPIAVHSPILFFARERELADEAFPGDIIGIPNHGTLRVGDTLSERADVRFTGLPNFAPEILRRVALKDPTKTKQLRKALDDMAEEGVTQVFYPEIGSNWIIGVVGQLQLEVLLSRLDAEYKVAAGLEPAPFETARWVSSEDPADLKTFADLNRTAMAKDRDGNPVFLAKSAWEVGYVADRYPNVRFAATRER; translated from the coding sequence ATGCCCACCGCTTCCGACCGCCGCACCTTTGCGATCATTTCCCACCCCGACGCCGGCAAGACCACGCTCACCGAAAAGCTGCTGCTGTTCGGCGGCGCGATCCACCTGGCGGGCGAGGTGAAGGCGCGCGGCGCCGCCCGGCGCGCGCGCTCCGACTGGATGAAGATCGAGCAGCAGCGCGGCATCTCCGTCACCTCCTCGGTGATGACGTTCGAGCGCGAGGGCGTGACCTTCAACCTGCTCGACACGCCAGGCCACGAGGATTTCTCGGAAGACACCTATCGCACGCTGACCGCGGTCGACTCGGCCGTGATGGTGATCGACGTCGCCAAGGGCATCGAGAGCCAGACGCGTAAGCTGTTCGAAGTGTGCCGCCTGCGCAACGTGCCCATCATCACCTTCGTCAACAAGGTCGATCGTGAGGGGCGCCCGGTGTTCGAGACGTTGGACGAGGTCGCCGACCTGCTCCAGCTCGACGTCACGCCGATGACCTGGCCGGTCGGCATGGGCGGCGCGTTCGAAGGCATCTATGACCTGCGCAGCAACCGCCTGCTGCTGCCGGAAGGGCCGAGCCGCGAGTTCCAGGGCAAGGTGGTCGAGACCACCGGCCTAGACGATCCTAAGCTCGACGAACTGCTCTCGGCGGAGGGCCTCGCCAATCTGCGCGAGGACGCCGAGCTGGCGATGGCCGGCTATGCCGAGTTCGATGGCGAAGCCTATCGCAACGGCGACCTGACGCCGGTCTACTTCGGCTCGGCGCTCAAGGAGTTCGGCGTCGACTCGCTCATCAAGGCGCTTGCCGAATACGCCCCGCCGCCGCGCCCGCAGCCCGCCGAGCCGGCGCCGGTCGACCCGAGCAACCCGGAAGTCACCGGCTTCGTGTTCAAGGTCCAGGCCAACATGGACCCCAACCACCGCGACCGCATCGCCTTCATGCGGCTGTGCTCGGGCACCTTCAAGCGCGGCATGAAGCTGATCCCCTCAGGCCATGGCAAGCCGATCGCGGTGCACTCGCCAATCCTGTTCTTCGCGCGCGAGCGCGAGCTGGCGGACGAGGCGTTCCCGGGCGACATCATCGGCATCCCCAACCACGGCACGCTGCGCGTCGGCGACACGCTGTCGGAGCGTGCCGATGTGCGCTTCACGGGGCTCCCGAACTTCGCGCCGGAAATCCTGCGCCGCGTGGCGCTCAAGGACCCGACCAAGACCAAGCAGCTGCGCAAGGCGCTCGACGACATGGCCGAGGAGGGCGTGACCCAGGTCTTCTATCCGGAGATCGGCTCGAACTGGATCATCGGCGTGGTCGGCCAGCTCCAGCTCGAGGTGCTGCTGAGCCGCCTCGACGCGGAATACAAGGTCGCCGCCGGGCTGGAGCCCGCGCCGTTCGAGACCGCGCGCTGGGTGTCCTCGGAGGATCCGGCGGACCTCAAGACCTTCGCCGACCTCAACCGCACCGCCATGGCCAAGGACCGCGATGGCAACCCGGTGTTCCTCGCCAAGTCGGCGTGGGAAGTCGGCTATGTCGCCGACCGCTACCCCAACGTCCGCTTCGCTGCCACGCGCGAACGGTAA
- a CDS encoding IS110 family transposase → MDISVLGIDLGKNSCSVVGLDAIGKVVVRRRMRRETVITYAATLPACVVAMEACCGAHHMGRALARQGHAVRLMSPEYVRPYVKAQKNDDRDAEAIAEAATRPTMRFVELKTEEQLDMQTLHRIRDQLVGDRTSLMNQIRSLLLERGYIVPQGRAKLALRLGEMLDGDEPVLGSRIHRLVSDMRLRWSALDERIADLDAEFTDAARADERTRRLLTIPGIGALNATALVAAIGDARTFGRGRDLAAWLGLVPRQATTGGKPRLLGITKRGSRYLRKNLIQGARASLPVMSKSDTRLGAWLRGLLSRSHHNTVVVALAAKMARIVWALLRHERTYDPVAQAA, encoded by the coding sequence ATGGACATTTCTGTGCTCGGGATCGATCTTGGCAAGAACAGCTGCAGCGTGGTTGGGCTGGACGCAATTGGCAAGGTTGTCGTCCGCCGACGAATGCGGCGCGAGACAGTCATCACCTACGCGGCGACCTTGCCGGCCTGCGTTGTGGCGATGGAGGCCTGCTGCGGTGCGCATCACATGGGACGTGCCTTGGCGCGACAAGGCCATGCGGTACGATTGATGTCGCCGGAATACGTCCGCCCTTACGTCAAGGCGCAGAAAAACGATGATCGTGATGCCGAGGCGATCGCCGAGGCGGCGACACGGCCGACTATGCGGTTTGTCGAGCTAAAGACCGAGGAGCAACTCGACATGCAGACGCTCCATCGTATCCGTGACCAGCTTGTCGGAGACCGCACCTCCCTGATGAACCAGATCAGGAGCCTCCTCCTCGAACGCGGTTACATCGTCCCACAGGGGCGTGCAAAGCTTGCCCTTCGGCTGGGTGAGATGCTGGATGGTGACGAACCGGTACTCGGCTCCCGCATTCACCGGCTGGTGAGCGACATGCGCCTGCGCTGGAGCGCGCTCGACGAACGGATCGCAGATCTCGATGCCGAGTTCACCGATGCGGCTCGGGCGGATGAACGGACACGGCGATTGCTGACCATTCCCGGCATCGGTGCGCTTAATGCCACTGCGCTGGTGGCAGCGATCGGGGATGCCCGGACCTTCGGGCGCGGGCGCGACCTTGCCGCATGGCTGGGCTTGGTGCCGCGGCAGGCAACGACCGGAGGCAAGCCGCGGTTGCTCGGTATCACCAAACGTGGGAGCCGTTACCTGCGCAAGAACCTGATCCAAGGTGCGCGTGCGTCCCTGCCGGTCATGAGCAAGAGCGATACGCGACTTGGCGCCTGGCTGCGCGGTCTCCTCTCACGTTCTCATCACAACACCGTCGTGGTGGCATTGGCCGCCAAGATGGCGCGTATCGTGTGGGCGCTGCTGCGACACGAGCGCACCTACGATCCGGTTGCACAAGCAGCCTGA
- the ppc gene encoding phosphoenolpyruvate carboxylase, translating into MASLPPITNNPDVRFLGRLLGDVIRAYGGEDLFKRIEYIRATSVDRHRGVAGADAIDPGLDRLTLDETIAFVRGFMLFSMLANLAEDRQGVAAEAGADVAHALERLGKHGIGRDAVLALLDDALLMPVLTAHPTEVRRKSMIDHRNRIAELMALRDGGVEETEDGDQVDEAILRQIALLWQTRVLRRERLYVADEVETALSYLRDVFLPTLPALYARWERALGARPASFLRPGSWIGGDRDGNPYVTADSLRLALSRSAEAVLGYYLDAVHALGAELSISTEHATVDAGVEALAERSGDTAASRADEPFRRALSGIYARLAATYRALTGKASPRPAGLDGERYPDPAALREDLTALAHALTIGGNGPLASGGALGRLIRAVETFGFHLATLDMRQNSAVHERVVAELLKAGGVVENYAALDEDARVALLRRELASPRPLTSPYAVYSQETASELAILHAAAEAHARYGRDCIRHYIVSMAQSVSDLLEVNLLLKEAGLYVPGAPPQAHVMAIPLFETIGDLEAAPEIMRAWFALPEVAAVASVRGHQEVMIGYSDSNKDGGYLTSTWQLSRGSTALRPVFEEAGVRMQLFHGRGGAVGRGGGSSFAAIQAQPPGTVQGRIRITEQGEVIAAKYGTRASATTNLEAMASATLLASLEPERLAPADYERFAAAMDTLSETAFRAYRGLVYETEGFRTFFRQMTPISEIAGLKIGSRPASRKKSDAIEDLRAIPWVFSWAQARVMLPGWYGVGQAIAAFEDKGLLREMASGWPLFAATLANMEMVLAKSDMGIAARYAALVEDRALGEAIFGRIRDGWQATQDGLLTVTRQTRLLEKHPALETSIRLRLPYIEPLNLLQIELLKRHRAGEEDARIGEGILLSINAIATALRNSG; encoded by the coding sequence ATGGCCAGCCTCCCCCCGATCACCAACAATCCCGATGTCCGCTTTCTCGGTCGCCTGCTGGGCGACGTGATCCGCGCCTATGGCGGCGAGGATTTGTTCAAGCGGATCGAGTACATCCGCGCGACTTCGGTCGATCGCCACCGCGGCGTGGCTGGCGCGGACGCGATCGACCCGGGGCTCGACCGGCTGACGCTGGACGAAACGATCGCGTTCGTGCGCGGCTTCATGCTGTTCTCGATGCTGGCGAACCTCGCCGAGGACCGGCAGGGCGTGGCGGCGGAGGCCGGGGCGGACGTCGCCCATGCCCTGGAGCGATTGGGGAAGCACGGCATCGGCCGCGATGCGGTGCTCGCGCTGCTCGACGACGCGCTGCTGATGCCGGTGCTCACCGCCCATCCGACCGAGGTGCGGCGCAAGAGCATGATCGACCACCGCAACCGCATCGCCGAACTGATGGCGCTGCGGGACGGCGGCGTGGAGGAGACCGAGGACGGCGACCAGGTCGACGAGGCGATCCTCCGGCAGATCGCGCTCCTGTGGCAGACCCGCGTGCTGCGCCGCGAACGACTGTATGTGGCGGACGAGGTCGAGACCGCGCTCAGCTACCTGCGGGACGTGTTCCTGCCGACGCTGCCCGCGCTCTACGCGCGCTGGGAACGGGCGCTGGGCGCGCGGCCCGCATCGTTCCTGCGCCCCGGTAGCTGGATCGGCGGCGATCGCGACGGCAACCCTTATGTCACCGCGGACTCGCTGCGGCTGGCGCTGTCGCGCTCGGCCGAGGCGGTGCTGGGCTATTATCTGGATGCGGTGCATGCGCTGGGCGCCGAGCTGTCGATCTCGACCGAACATGCGACCGTCGACGCAGGGGTCGAGGCGCTGGCGGAGCGGAGCGGGGATACGGCCGCAAGCCGCGCCGACGAACCGTTCCGCCGCGCATTGTCCGGCATCTACGCACGGCTTGCCGCCACCTATCGGGCACTGACAGGCAAGGCGTCGCCGCGGCCGGCCGGCCTGGACGGGGAACGCTATCCCGACCCGGCTGCGTTGCGGGAGGATCTGACGGCGCTTGCGCATGCGCTCACCATCGGCGGCAACGGCCCCCTGGCGAGCGGCGGCGCCCTGGGCCGGCTCATCCGGGCCGTGGAGACCTTCGGCTTCCACCTGGCAACGCTCGACATGCGCCAGAACAGCGCCGTGCACGAGCGCGTCGTCGCCGAACTCCTGAAGGCCGGCGGGGTCGTGGAGAACTATGCCGCCCTCGACGAAGACGCGCGGGTGGCGCTGCTCCGCCGCGAGCTGGCGAGCCCCCGGCCGCTGACCTCGCCCTATGCTGTCTATTCGCAGGAGACGGCGTCCGAGCTGGCGATTCTCCATGCTGCGGCCGAAGCCCATGCCCGCTACGGCCGCGATTGCATCCGCCACTATATCGTGTCGATGGCGCAATCCGTGTCGGACCTGCTGGAGGTCAACCTGCTCCTGAAGGAAGCAGGGCTGTACGTGCCGGGCGCGCCGCCGCAGGCGCATGTCATGGCGATCCCGCTGTTCGAGACGATCGGCGACCTGGAGGCGGCGCCCGAGATCATGCGCGCCTGGTTCGCGCTGCCCGAGGTCGCCGCGGTGGCAAGCGTGCGTGGGCACCAGGAAGTGATGATCGGCTATTCCGACTCCAACAAGGATGGCGGCTATCTGACCTCCACCTGGCAGCTGAGCCGCGGGTCGACCGCGCTCCGGCCGGTGTTCGAAGAGGCCGGAGTCCGCATGCAGCTGTTCCACGGCCGTGGCGGCGCGGTCGGGCGCGGGGGCGGGTCCTCGTTCGCGGCGATCCAGGCGCAGCCGCCCGGCACGGTACAGGGCCGCATCCGCATCACCGAACAGGGCGAGGTGATCGCCGCGAAATATGGCACGCGCGCGAGTGCCACCACGAACCTGGAGGCGATGGCCTCCGCGACCCTGCTGGCCAGCCTGGAGCCGGAGCGGCTGGCACCAGCCGATTACGAGCGCTTCGCCGCGGCGATGGACACGCTCTCCGAGACGGCGTTCCGCGCCTATCGCGGGCTGGTCTATGAGACCGAAGGCTTCCGGACCTTCTTCCGCCAAATGACGCCGATCAGCGAGATCGCGGGACTCAAGATCGGATCGCGCCCGGCGAGCCGCAAGAAATCCGACGCGATCGAGGACCTGCGCGCAATCCCGTGGGTGTTCAGCTGGGCGCAGGCGCGGGTGATGCTGCCCGGCTGGTACGGCGTCGGCCAGGCGATCGCCGCGTTCGAGGACAAGGGGCTGCTTCGCGAGATGGCGTCGGGCTGGCCGTTGTTCGCCGCGACGCTTGCCAACATGGAGATGGTGCTGGCCAAGTCCGACATGGGGATCGCCGCGCGCTACGCAGCGCTCGTCGAGGATCGGGCGCTTGGGGAGGCGATCTTCGGGCGCATCCGCGACGGCTGGCAGGCGACGCAGGATGGGCTGCTCACCGTCACCCGCCAGACGCGGCTGCTGGAGAAGCACCCGGCGCTGGAGACGTCGATCCGGTTGCGGTTGCCGTACATCGAACCGCTCAACCTGCTGCAGATCGAGCTGCTGAAGCGGCATCGTGCCGGCGAGGAGGATGCGCGGATCGGGGAGGGTATCCTGCTGTCGATCAACGCGATCGCGACGGCGCTGCGGAATAGCGGGTGA
- the holA gene encoding DNA polymerase III subunit delta yields the protein MKAKPDTLGPRLDKPAPDIRLYLLHGPDEAGAAELAQRLARAMGPEAERIEFEGSALKAQPGALADEAASLSLFGGARYIRVNAMGEESLEAVTLLLSAERAGNPVVALAPAVKGTGKLVKLVSAASNAFECACYVPDAQAAARLATALGRDQGLRLSHEAAEHLAVASGGDRAILAREIEKLALFLDAAPDQPRDAGLPALDAIGADLGEAEMFGAIAAIVGGDAATAGAEVAALEAGGNHSVPLLRMTVRKLLSLAEMRAEIDAGDRPADVIERHRVFFREKQPTMDALRRWSSPQLARAIDRLRQTERATMSGASAGDVLTAHVAVAAARSVRR from the coding sequence GTGAAGGCCAAACCTGATACCCTCGGGCCGCGGCTCGACAAGCCCGCTCCCGACATCCGCCTCTACCTGCTGCACGGCCCCGATGAGGCCGGTGCGGCCGAACTCGCGCAGCGGCTCGCCCGCGCGATGGGCCCCGAGGCGGAGCGCATCGAGTTCGAGGGCAGCGCGCTGAAGGCACAGCCCGGTGCGCTCGCCGACGAAGCCGCCTCGCTCTCGCTGTTCGGCGGTGCCCGCTACATCCGCGTCAACGCGATGGGCGAGGAATCGCTGGAGGCGGTGACGCTGCTGCTCTCCGCCGAGCGCGCCGGCAACCCGGTGGTGGCGCTCGCCCCTGCAGTCAAGGGCACGGGCAAGCTGGTGAAGCTCGTGTCGGCCGCGTCCAACGCCTTTGAGTGCGCCTGCTACGTGCCCGATGCACAAGCCGCCGCCCGACTGGCGACGGCGCTCGGGCGCGACCAAGGCCTGCGCCTCAGCCACGAGGCTGCCGAGCATCTTGCGGTGGCGAGCGGCGGCGATCGCGCGATCCTGGCGCGCGAGATCGAGAAGCTGGCGCTGTTCCTCGACGCCGCGCCCGACCAGCCCCGCGACGCCGGCTTGCCCGCACTCGACGCGATCGGCGCAGACCTGGGCGAGGCGGAGATGTTCGGTGCGATCGCCGCGATCGTCGGCGGCGACGCCGCCACCGCCGGCGCCGAGGTCGCGGCGCTGGAGGCCGGCGGCAACCATTCGGTGCCGCTGCTGCGCATGACGGTCCGCAAACTCCTGTCGCTCGCCGAGATGCGCGCCGAGATCGACGCGGGCGATCGCCCGGCCGACGTGATCGAGCGCCACCGGGTGTTCTTTCGCGAGAAGCAGCCGACGATGGACGCGCTGCGCCGCTGGAGTTCGCCGCAACTTGCCCGCGCGATCGACCGGCTGCGACAGACCGAGCGCGCCACCATGTCGGGCGCGAGCGCGGGGGACGTGCTGACCGCACACGTTGCGGTGGCGGCTGCGCGGAGTGTGCGGCGGTAG
- the gyrB gene encoding DNA topoisomerase (ATP-hydrolyzing) subunit B, with product MATNPNSNEYGAESIKVLKGLDAVRKRPGMYIGDTDDGSGLHHMVFEVSDNAIDEALAGHCDRVLITLNPDGSVSVEDNGRGIPTGIHPEEGVSAAEVIMTQLHAGGKFENTSDDNAYKVSGGLHGVGVSVVNALSEYLDLTVWRDGEEHYMRFRHGDAVAPLKVVGKAEGKRGTRVTFLPSTEKAPGDGGTFKNHIEFDFDKLEHRYRELAFLNSGVRLVLADARHEERREVELFYEGGIAAFVKWLDRNKQPLMPDPVAITGHRDDVGIDVALEWNDSYYENVLCFTNNIPQRDGGTHLAAFRAALTRTINNYADKSGALKKEKVTLTGDDMREGLTAIVSVKLPDPKFSSQTKDKLVSSEVRQPLESLMADKLAEWLEENPAVARQIIQKVIDAAAAREAAKKARELTRRKGVMDIASLPGKLADCQERDPAKSELFLVEGDSAGGSAKQGRDRHFQAILPLRGKILNVERARFDRMLSSREIGTLIQAMGTGIGRDDFNLEKLRYHKIVIMTDADVDGAHIRTLLLTFFYRQMPQIIEAGHLYIAQPPLYKATRGRSEVYLKDDAALDAYLVDAGVAAQVLETPAGGRSGSDLKTLVDHARRMRTLMRYVPRRYAPEIVEVLALSGTLDPEASRGQREERLADAVRRLDSTDGDARWSASISEEGALHFRRVWRGVTDHHVIEAAFLTSAEGRKLHALTAEEAESYAATAKLVPARGAQASDADNPVAELEESEATPVTAAKGEVLIARPSQLLDAILAAGRKGLSIQRYKGLGEMNAEQLWETTLDPQNRSMLRVAIEQADVADEIFTRLMGDVVEPRREFIQENALSVANLDV from the coding sequence ATGGCGACGAACCCCAACTCCAATGAATATGGCGCGGAATCGATCAAGGTCCTGAAGGGCCTGGACGCGGTTCGCAAGCGCCCCGGCATGTACATCGGCGACACCGACGACGGCTCGGGCCTCCACCACATGGTGTTCGAGGTGAGCGACAACGCGATCGACGAGGCGCTTGCCGGCCATTGCGACCGGGTGCTCATCACGCTCAATCCCGACGGGTCCGTCTCGGTCGAGGACAACGGTCGCGGCATCCCGACCGGCATCCACCCGGAGGAGGGCGTCTCGGCGGCCGAGGTCATCATGACTCAGCTGCACGCGGGCGGTAAGTTCGAGAACACGTCCGACGACAACGCCTACAAGGTGTCCGGCGGCCTCCACGGCGTGGGCGTGTCGGTGGTGAACGCGCTGTCCGAATATCTGGACCTCACCGTCTGGCGCGACGGCGAGGAGCATTACATGCGTTTCCGCCATGGCGATGCCGTGGCGCCCCTGAAGGTGGTCGGGAAGGCCGAGGGCAAGCGCGGCACGCGCGTGACCTTCCTGCCCTCGACCGAGAAGGCCCCGGGCGACGGCGGCACGTTCAAGAACCACATCGAGTTCGACTTCGACAAGCTCGAGCATCGCTATCGCGAACTGGCGTTCCTCAACTCGGGCGTGCGGCTGGTGCTGGCGGATGCCCGGCACGAGGAGCGGCGCGAAGTGGAGCTGTTCTACGAGGGCGGGATCGCTGCCTTCGTGAAGTGGCTCGACCGCAACAAGCAGCCGCTGATGCCGGATCCGGTGGCGATCACCGGCCATCGCGACGATGTCGGCATCGACGTCGCGCTGGAGTGGAACGACAGCTATTACGAAAACGTGCTGTGCTTCACCAACAACATCCCGCAGCGGGATGGCGGCACGCACCTGGCGGCGTTCCGTGCGGCGCTGACCCGCACGATCAACAACTATGCCGACAAGTCGGGCGCGCTGAAGAAGGAGAAGGTCACCCTCACCGGCGACGACATGCGCGAGGGGCTGACCGCGATCGTCTCGGTCAAGCTGCCGGACCCCAAGTTCAGCTCGCAGACCAAGGACAAGCTGGTCTCCTCCGAAGTCCGCCAGCCGCTCGAAAGCCTGATGGCCGACAAGCTGGCGGAGTGGCTGGAGGAAAACCCGGCGGTCGCGCGCCAGATCATCCAGAAGGTGATTGACGCCGCCGCCGCGCGCGAGGCCGCCAAGAAGGCGCGCGAGCTCACCCGCCGCAAGGGCGTGATGGACATCGCCTCGCTGCCCGGGAAGCTTGCCGACTGCCAGGAGCGCGACCCCGCCAAGTCCGAGCTGTTCCTGGTCGAGGGTGACTCGGCCGGCGGTTCGGCCAAGCAGGGCCGCGACCGTCACTTCCAGGCGATCCTGCCGTTGCGCGGCAAGATCCTGAACGTCGAACGTGCGCGCTTCGACCGGATGCTCTCGTCGCGCGAGATCGGCACGCTGATCCAGGCGATGGGCACCGGCATCGGTCGTGACGACTTCAACCTGGAGAAGCTGCGCTACCACAAGATCGTCATCATGACGGACGCGGACGTCGACGGCGCCCATATCCGCACGCTGCTGCTGACCTTCTTCTACCGCCAGATGCCGCAGATCATCGAAGCGGGGCACCTCTATATCGCCCAGCCGCCGCTCTATAAGGCGACGCGCGGCCGGTCGGAGGTGTACCTCAAGGACGACGCAGCGCTGGACGCTTATCTGGTGGACGCGGGCGTTGCCGCGCAGGTGCTGGAGACGCCGGCCGGTGGCCGCAGCGGCAGCGACCTCAAGACGCTGGTGGATCATGCGCGGCGCATGCGCACGCTGATGCGCTACGTCCCCCGCCGCTATGCGCCCGAGATCGTCGAGGTGCTGGCGCTGTCCGGCACGCTCGATCCAGAAGCGTCCCGCGGCCAGCGCGAGGAGCGGCTGGCGGATGCGGTCCGCCGGCTCGACAGCACCGATGGCGACGCCCGCTGGAGTGCCAGCATCTCCGAAGAGGGGGCGCTCCACTTCCGTCGCGTGTGGCGCGGCGTCACCGATCATCATGTGATCGAGGCCGCCTTCCTGACCTCGGCCGAGGGGCGCAAGCTCCACGCGCTGACGGCGGAGGAGGCCGAGAGCTATGCCGCCACGGCCAAGCTGGTGCCGGCGCGCGGCGCCCAGGCGAGCGATGCCGACAATCCGGTCGCGGAGCTGGAGGAGAGCGAAGCGACGCCGGTCACCGCCGCCAAGGGCGAGGTACTGATTGCCCGGCCCAGCCAGCTGCTCGACGCGATCCTCGCCGCCGGGCGCAAGGGCCTGTCGATCCAGCGCTACAAGGGGCTGGGCGAGATGAATGCGGAACAGCTGTGGGAAACCACGCTCGATCCGCAGAACCGCTCGATGCTCCGCGTCGCGATCGAGCAGGCGGACGTCGCGGACGAGATCTTCACGCGCCTGATGGGCGACGTGGTGGAGCCCCGCCGCGAGTTCATCCAGGAGAACGCGCTGAGCGTCGCCAACCTCGACGTGTAA
- a CDS encoding ZIP family metal transporter yields MPSWLEAGLWGLLGGSALLIGAAIAGAVQLPQRLIAAVMAIGSGVLISAVAFDLMDDAFARGGLGATAAGFVGGAALYTFGNVWLSRRGARHRKRSGTESTETQPHASEGGGGAIALGALLDGIPESIVIGISLIGGTGVSTTVVAAVFLSNIPEGLSSAAGMKKAGRSTAYIFGVWTAIAVASGLSALLGNLLLADASADLVAVITAVAAGAILAMLVDTMIPEATENTHEYTGLIAVAGFLAAFWLSKVG; encoded by the coding sequence ATGCCGAGCTGGCTCGAGGCAGGGCTGTGGGGCTTGCTCGGCGGCTCTGCACTCCTGATCGGCGCGGCGATCGCCGGGGCGGTGCAGCTGCCGCAGCGGCTGATCGCCGCCGTGATGGCAATCGGCTCGGGCGTCCTCATTTCGGCCGTGGCCTTCGATCTGATGGACGACGCGTTCGCCCGTGGCGGGCTCGGTGCGACCGCCGCCGGGTTCGTTGGCGGTGCAGCCCTCTACACTTTCGGCAACGTCTGGCTCTCGCGCCGGGGCGCCCGGCACCGCAAGCGCTCGGGAACCGAGAGTACGGAGACGCAGCCGCACGCGAGCGAAGGGGGCGGCGGCGCCATCGCACTGGGCGCCCTGTTGGATGGCATTCCGGAGTCGATCGTCATCGGCATCAGCCTGATCGGCGGGACGGGGGTGAGCACCACGGTGGTCGCCGCGGTGTTCCTTTCGAACATCCCCGAGGGTCTTTCTTCTGCCGCCGGCATGAAGAAGGCGGGGCGGTCCACCGCCTATATCTTCGGCGTATGGACCGCGATCGCGGTTGCGTCGGGGCTGTCGGCGCTGCTCGGCAATCTGCTGCTGGCGGACGCGAGTGCGGATCTGGTTGCGGTGATCACCGCTGTTGCCGCGGGCGCGATCCTTGCCATGCTGGTCGACACCATGATCCCGGAGGCGACCGAGAACACGCATGAATATACCGGCCTGATCGCCGTCGCCGGTTTCCTGGCCGCTTTCTGGCTCAGCAAGGTCGGCTGA
- a CDS encoding DEAD/DEAH box helicase has product MSFQSLGLSKPLLDALAEKNYTEPTPIQRDAIPIVLEQRDLLGIAQTGTGKTAAFVLPSLDLLVKANVRRKPMRCRMLVLAPTRELVSQIADNARTYAKYTKLNVATVFGGVPVARNIRDVAAGVDILVATPGRLLDLIDQRCLALNELEILVLDEADQMLDLGFIHALRRIVSMVPKDRQTLFFSATMPKDIRDLADKYLTSPAEVKVAPVSSTAERVEQYVTFVQQQEKQALLTLFFRNNKIDRSLVFTRTKHGADRVVKLLAANGVASNAIHGNKSQPQRERALGEFRSGKVPILVATDIAARGIDVSGVSHVVNFELPNVAEQYVHRIGRTARAGADGIAFAFCAEDERPYLRQIEKLTRQKIEVVPLPENFLAEAANIKATRAPHAPDRPERAPGDRQLPRPRATHSAKPAGSGRGPVGNPSRGGQGKPTGDRPAGERPAGARPGGPRRGGRGRRPGGGGQGVAR; this is encoded by the coding sequence ATGTCCTTCCAGTCCCTTGGTCTTTCCAAGCCGCTTCTCGATGCCCTGGCCGAGAAGAATTACACCGAGCCGACGCCGATTCAGCGCGACGCCATCCCGATCGTGCTGGAGCAGCGCGACCTGCTCGGTATCGCCCAGACCGGCACCGGCAAGACCGCGGCTTTCGTGCTGCCCTCGCTCGACCTGCTGGTGAAGGCCAACGTCCGCCGCAAGCCAATGCGGTGCCGGATGCTGGTGCTGGCGCCGACGCGCGAGCTGGTCAGCCAGATCGCCGACAATGCGCGCACCTATGCCAAGTATACCAAGCTGAACGTCGCGACCGTGTTCGGCGGCGTGCCCGTCGCCCGCAACATCCGCGACGTGGCCGCCGGCGTCGATATCCTGGTCGCCACCCCGGGCCGCCTGCTCGACCTGATCGACCAGCGCTGCCTGGCACTCAACGAGCTCGAGATCCTGGTGCTCGATGAGGCCGACCAGATGCTCGACCTGGGCTTCATTCACGCGCTGCGCCGCATCGTGTCGATGGTGCCCAAGGATCGCCAGACGCTGTTCTTCTCGGCCACCATGCCCAAGGACATCCGCGACCTGGCCGACAAGTATCTGACCAGCCCGGCCGAGGTGAAGGTGGCGCCCGTCTCCTCCACCGCCGAGCGCGTCGAGCAGTACGTCACCTTCGTGCAGCAGCAGGAAAAGCAGGCGCTGCTGACCCTGTTCTTCCGCAACAACAAGATCGATCGCTCGCTGGTGTTCACCCGCACCAAGCATGGCGCCGACCGCGTCGTGAAGCTGCTGGCCGCCAACGGCGTCGCCTCCAACGCGATCCACGGCAACAAGTCGCAGCCGCAGCGTGAGCGTGCGCTCGGCGAGTTCCGTTCGGGCAAGGTGCCGATCCTGGTGGCGACCGACATCGCCGCGCGCGGCATCGACGTCTCGGGCGTCAGCCATGTCGTCAACTTCGAGCTGCCGAACGTGGCCGAGCAGTACGTCCACCGCATCGGCCGCACCGCGCGCGCGGGTGCCGACGGCATCGCCTTTGCGTTCTGCGCCGAGGACGAACGCCCCTATCTGCGCCAGATCGAGAAGCTGACCCGTCAGAAGATCGAGGTGGTGCCGCTGCCGGAGAACTTCCTGGCCGAGGCGGCGAACATCAAGGCGACGCGCGCACCGCATGCGCCCGATCGGCCCGAGCGCGCTCCGGGCGATCGCCAGCTGCCGCGTCCGCGCGCCACGCACAGCGCCAAGCCGGCAGGCTCGGGCCGTGGCCCGGTCGGCAATCCGTCGCGCGGTGGCCAAGGCAAGCCGACGGGTGATCGGCCCGCAGGCGAGCGTCCGGCCGGTGCGCGTCCGGGTGGCCCGCGTCGCGGCGGCCGCGGTCGTCGTCCGGGTGGCGGCGGTCAGGGCGTCGCGCGCTAA